GTCAGGCCGGCCTACGCGCCGAGCACCGTGCGCAGATACGGGTTCTCGAACACACGGTCCGGGTCGAGATTGTCGCGAACGGCCAGAAAATCGTCGAACCGGGGATAAGCCCGCCGCAGAGCCGCCGCATCGCGATTGTGCATCTTGCCCCAGTGCGGTCGGCCGTCGTGCGCCACCATGATCGCCTCGACCGCCTGGAAATACTCGGTCGGATCCTCGTGCAGATAGCGGTGCACGGCGATGTATCCACTGTCACGCGCATAGGCGGTCGACAGCCAGTTCTCATCGGCCGCTGCCGAGCGCACCTCCACGGGAAAGGAGATGCGCCAGCCACGGGATGCGATCAATGACTGAACCTCGGCCAGCGCGGCAGGCACGGCCTCACGCGGTAGTGCGTACTCCATCTCGCGAAAGCGCACGGTGCGGTTGGTCACGAAAACGCGGGGAGACGCATCCGTGAATTCGCGATTGCCCGTCAATCGCTGCGCCGCTCGATTGAAAGGCGGAATGATTCCCGGCACGATAGTGCCGGCGCGGCACACGCCGCGATACAGCCCGTTTGCCAGCAGCTCGTCCTCAATGAAGCGTCCCACGCGACCAAGCGGATGCCTTTGCACGTCTGCCGGCAGCCGCGTGTTGGTCTTCGTCAGCGCCGTGTCCGTGTGCGGAAACCAGTAGAACTCGAAGTGGTCCTCCTCTTCGGAGCGTTGCAGGTAGGCGTCGATGACGGCACCGAGCGGTTCCGGCCGTTCGAGGGCGTGCAGCAGGAAAGCAGGCACGCACTGAATCGTCAGGTCGACCAGTATGCCAAGGGCCCCGAGCCCGAGCCGTGCGGCGGGCAAAAGTTCGGCGTTTTCGGTCTCGCTGACGCGCAGTAGTTCGCCGTTGCCCGTGACGAGCGTCATGGCGACGATCTGCGTGGCCAGGCCGCCGAAGCGTCCTCCCGTGCCGTGCGTTCCAGTTGATGTGGCGCCTGCGATCGACTGCCGGTCGATGTCGCCCATGTTCTCCATGGCAAGCCCGAACGGCTCGAGCAGACGCTCGAGAGTGAATAGTCGAGTTCCGGCTGCCAGTGTGACGCGGCCGAGCTGTCGATCGACGGAGACGATGCCGCTCAGATCGTCGAGGTCGAGCTGCACGCCGGGCGCCACCGCGATTCCGGTGAAGCTGTGCCCCGCGCCAACCGCCTTGAGGGTAAGACCCTGCTTCCGCGCGGCCTCAACCGCCCGTTGCACGGCTTCGACGCTCGACGGTCGTTCGACTCGTACCGGTCGCACCTTCTGGCTCCGGCCCCAATTGCGCCAGACCGCACCCGTCGCCGTCACAGGAATGCCTTGCCTTCGCCACGGTAACTTGCAGCCGTTCCGACGATCACTCCGCCTTCCACGAGCTGGAATTCGTTGACGTGTTCACTCAACTCCCCCGATTTCGTGTGCCGGAGCCAGATCCGGTCGCCGGGTCGCAACGCCGGGGCCGCTGCCCCCGTCAAGGGGCTCTGCACCTCGCCCGCCATTTCGCGAGCCACCATCGTGAGTCCGGCCGGCCACGCGAGTTGCGGCATCCGGTCGGCGGCGGGCGGTCCGGATGCGATCCAGCCTCCGCCGAGCACCGTCACGGTGTGATCGTTCGGCTTGCGCACGACCGACAGTGCGAACGCGGCCGCCGGCGCAGGTCGGAACGAGCGGTAATTGTCGAACAGGTGACCGCCGAGCAGGCCGCTGCCGGCTGCGATCTCGGTCACAGAGTCATCCGATGAGGTGAATTCGAGTGAACCGGTGCCTCCGCCGTTGACGAACTCGAGGTCGGCGATCGAGCGAACTGCCGCCACAGCTGCGGCACGCCGTTCGAGCAATTCGGCTTCTGAGTTCTTCTGCATCCAGCGCACGGTCGCTCCCCAGGCGGGCCGGCCCGCCGGCTGGTCGCCCTGCCCGGCGATTTGCGCTTCGTAGCCCATCATGCCGACTAGCTGGAAACCGGGTCGGGCGACGATCTGTGCGGCGAGTGAGCGCGCGTCATCCGGGCTGTGGATCGGAGATCGCCACACGCCGAGGTGGCCGAGCGTGCGGGAGTTCCACGACGAGTCCAATTCAAGGCAGACCCGGATGCTCTCCCGCGCGTCCGGAGCGACGACGGAATCGATCAAGTCGAGTTGCGCGATCGAGTCCACCATCACCGTCACCCGCGCGGCGGACTCCGGCGAGCCGGCGAGGCGGCGGATCGCTGCTCGGTCTGCCGTCGGGTAGCCGACCACGACGTCTTCGATCGCCGGGTTGTGCTCACTCGCCATCGCCAGCCACAGCGCCTCGGGCAGTGTGTACGCGAGCACTCCGCCGTAGCCGGGCACTGCCAGCACAGCATCGAGAACGTCGCGCACACGCACCGATTTTGACGCGACCCGGATGCGCTTGCCCGCCGCGCGGCGCAGCATGTCGTGCGTGTTATGGCGTAGCGCGTCCAATTCGAGCACCGCCAGCGGCGGGTCGAGCTCACGCGTCGCGGCGGTCAGGCTCGGCCAATAGCGCTCTGGCCGTTCCCAGGCGAACGTGCCGGCGGATTCCGACAGGTCGATTCTCATCAGCGCACCGCTTTCACTCGAGAGACCGCGAGGGCGCCGGCAAAGGCGAACACGCCGGACATGATGAACAGCCCCGTGAATCCGTTCAGCGCGAGAACGACGAACGCGCCGAGCAGGGGGGCGAGCGCCTGTGGCACCGCCGTGGCGATGTTCATGATTCCGAGGTCCTTGCCGCGAGCGGCCGGGTCGGGAAGCACCTGGGTCGCCAACGCTTGGTCCACGGCGAGGAA
The Rathayibacter sp. SW19 DNA segment above includes these coding regions:
- a CDS encoding D-arabinono-1,4-lactone oxidase: MTATGAVWRNWGRSQKVRPVRVERPSSVEAVQRAVEAARKQGLTLKAVGAGHSFTGIAVAPGVQLDLDDLSGIVSVDRQLGRVTLAAGTRLFTLERLLEPFGLAMENMGDIDRQSIAGATSTGTHGTGGRFGGLATQIVAMTLVTGNGELLRVSETENAELLPAARLGLGALGILVDLTIQCVPAFLLHALERPEPLGAVIDAYLQRSEEEDHFEFYWFPHTDTALTKTNTRLPADVQRHPLGRVGRFIEDELLANGLYRGVCRAGTIVPGIIPPFNRAAQRLTGNREFTDASPRVFVTNRTVRFREMEYALPREAVPAALAEVQSLIASRGWRISFPVEVRSAAADENWLSTAYARDSGYIAVHRYLHEDPTEYFQAVEAIMVAHDGRPHWGKMHNRDAAALRRAYPRFDDFLAVRDNLDPDRVFENPYLRTVLGA
- a CDS encoding alanine racemase gives rise to the protein MRIDLSESAGTFAWERPERYWPSLTAATRELDPPLAVLELDALRHNTHDMLRRAAGKRIRVASKSVRVRDVLDAVLAVPGYGGVLAYTLPEALWLAMASEHNPAIEDVVVGYPTADRAAIRRLAGSPESAARVTVMVDSIAQLDLIDSVVAPDARESIRVCLELDSSWNSRTLGHLGVWRSPIHSPDDARSLAAQIVARPGFQLVGMMGYEAQIAGQGDQPAGRPAWGATVRWMQKNSEAELLERRAAAVAAVRSIADLEFVNGGGTGSLEFTSSDDSVTEIAAGSGLLGGHLFDNYRSFRPAPAAAFALSVVRKPNDHTVTVLGGGWIASGPPAADRMPQLAWPAGLTMVAREMAGEVQSPLTGAAAPALRPGDRIWLRHTKSGELSEHVNEFQLVEGGVIVGTAASYRGEGKAFL